A genome region from Trichosurus vulpecula isolate mTriVul1 chromosome 5, mTriVul1.pri, whole genome shotgun sequence includes the following:
- the LOC118851774 gene encoding olfactory receptor 6C2-like, with protein sequence MRNHTEIILFILQGITDDPWLKVLIFIFLFFTYILTIIGNLIIITLTLMDVQLKTPMYFFLRNFSFLEVAFTTAYIPRYLYSLSTGDNTITYNACFAQIFFVVLLGVTEFFLLATMSYDRFVAICKPLHYTTIMNSKVCNQFLLSSWLAGLMTVLPPLSLGLQMEFCDSNVIDHFGCEAFPLIRIACSDTQFIEKIVLIFAVLTLIVTFFLVLLSYAHIIKTVLRFPSAQQRKKAFSTCSSHIIVVSITYGSCIFIYIKPSADEVALNKVVSVLVTSVAPVMNPLIYALRNEQVIQAFKDLAKKIFFLSKQ encoded by the coding sequence ATGAGAAACCATACAGAGATAATATTATTTATCCTTCAAGGAATAACAGATGATCCATGGCTAAAAGTTCtgattttcatctttctctttttcacatATATTTTGACTATAATTGGGAACTTGATCATCATCACCCTCACCTTGATGGATGTGCAACTTAAGACacccatgtattttttcctccgaaacttttcctttttggaaGTGGCATTCACAACTGCCTATATTCCCAGATATCTCTACAGCTTATCAACTGGAGACAATACCATTACTTATAATGCTTGCTTTGCCCAGATATTTTTTGTCGttcttcttggagtcacagaatTTTTTCTTCTGGCCACCATGTCATATGATCGCTTTGTGGCCATCTGCAAACCTCTGCACTATACAACCATCATGAACAGCAAAGTCTGCAACCAGTTTCTCCTGAGCTCTTGGTTGGCTGGGTTGATGACTGTCCTCCCACCACTTAGTCTGGGCTTGCAGATGGAATTCTGTGACTCTAATGTTATTGATCATTTTGGTTGTGAGGCATTTCCCTTGATAAGGATTGCATGCTCAGACACACAATTCATAGAGAAGATAGTTCTGATCTTTGCTGTGTTGACCCTCATTGTCACCTTCTTCTTAGTACTTCTGTCCTATGCACACATTATCAAGACAGTTCTCAGATTCCCCTCAGCTCAACAAAGGAAAAAGGCCTTTTCCACTTGTTCTTCACACATAATTGTTGTCTCTATCACTTATGGCAGCTGCATCTTTATCTATATCAAACCCTCTGCAGATGAAGTGGCTTTGAATAAAGTGGTGTCAGTGCTTGTAACTTCAGTTGCTCCTGTTATGAACCCATTAATTTATGCCCTAAGAAATGAGCAAGTGATACAAGCTTTTAAGGACTTAGCCAAAAagattttctttctctcaaaGCAATAA